The Lactuca sativa cultivar Salinas chromosome 2, Lsat_Salinas_v11, whole genome shotgun sequence genome includes a window with the following:
- the LOC111883463 gene encoding protein RSI-1: MAGGRSSYTALILVLSLVLLITFADVAQGYNKLRPQDCKPKCTYRCSATSHKKPCMFFCQKCCAKCLCVPAGVYGNKQTCACYNNWKTQEGKPKCP, encoded by the exons ATGGCAGGAGGAAGATCTTCATACACAGCTCTCATTTTGGTTCTATCGCTGGTTCTCTTGATCACATTTGCCGATGTAGCTCAG GGATACAACAAGCTTCGTCCCCAAG ATTGCAAGCCTAAATGTACATACAGGTGTTCTGCAACATCACACAAGAAGCCATGCATGTTCTTCTGTCAAAAGTgttgtgctaaatgcttgtgtgTTCCAGCTGGTGTTTATGGCAACAAACAGACGTGTGCTTGTTACAACAACTGGAAGACTCAAGAAGGCAAACCCAAGTGTCCTTGA